Proteins from one Gibbsiella quercinecans genomic window:
- the rlmB gene encoding 23S rRNA (guanosine(2251)-2'-O)-methyltransferase RlmB, protein MSEIIYGIHAVKALLERDPQRFLEVFILKGRDDRRLQPLIAELEATGIVIQVANRQWLDEKVEGAVHQGIIARVREGRQYQENDLPALLDGTAAPFLLVLDGVTDPHNLGACLRSADAAGVHAVIVPRDRSAQLNATAKKVACGAAESVPLIRVTNLARTLRLLKEMNVWVVGTAGEADHTLYQSKMTGPMALVMGAEGEGMRRLTREHCDELISIPMAGSVSSLNVSVATGICLFEAVRQRS, encoded by the coding sequence ATGAGCGAAATTATTTACGGCATTCATGCCGTTAAAGCCCTGTTAGAACGCGATCCCCAGCGCTTCCTGGAAGTGTTTATTCTGAAGGGGCGTGACGATCGCCGCCTGCAACCGTTGATCGCCGAACTGGAAGCCACCGGCATCGTGATCCAGGTGGCGAACCGCCAATGGCTGGATGAAAAGGTGGAAGGCGCGGTGCATCAGGGCATTATCGCCCGCGTGCGTGAAGGGCGGCAGTATCAGGAAAACGATCTGCCAGCGCTACTGGACGGTACGGCGGCCCCTTTCCTGCTGGTGCTGGACGGCGTTACGGACCCGCACAACCTGGGGGCCTGCCTGCGCAGCGCCGATGCTGCCGGCGTTCATGCGGTTATCGTGCCGCGCGATCGTTCCGCCCAGTTGAATGCCACGGCGAAGAAAGTGGCCTGCGGCGCGGCGGAAAGCGTGCCGTTGATTCGCGTCACCAACCTGGCCCGCACCTTGCGTTTGCTGAAAGAAATGAATGTTTGGGTGGTGGGGACTGCCGGTGAGGCCGACCATACCCTGTATCAAAGTAAAATGACCGGCCCGATGGCGCTGGTGATGGGCGCCGAGGGCGAAGGCATGCGCCGCCTGACGCGCGAACACTGTGACGAGCTGATCAGCATCCCGATGGCCGGCAGCGTGTCTTCGTTGAACGTCTCCGTGGCGACGGGCATCTGCCTGTTTGAAGCGGTGCGCCAGCGCAGCTGA
- a CDS encoding adenylosuccinate synthase gives MGKNVVVLGTQWGDEGKGKVVDLLTERAKYVVRYQGGHNAGHTLVINGEKTVLHLIPSGILRENVTSIIGNGVVLAPDALMKEMKELEARGIPVRERLLLSEACPLILPYHVALDNAREKARGEKAIGTTGRGIGPAYEDKVARRGLRVGDLFDKATFATKLKDIIDYHNFQLVNYYKVDAVDYQKTLDEVLAIADILTAMVVDVSELLDSARKRGDLIMFEGAQGTLLDIDHGTYPYVTSSNTTAGGVATGSGLGPRYVDYVLGIVKAYSTRVGAGPFPTELFDETGEYLCKQGNEYGATTGRRRRTGWLDAVAVRRAVQINSLSGFCLTKLDVLDGLKEVKICVGYRMPDGREVDTTPLAAEGWEGIEPIYESLPGWSESTFGVKEHSKLPQAALNYIKRIEEVTGVPVDIISTGPDRSETMILRDPFDA, from the coding sequence ATGGGTAAGAACGTCGTCGTACTGGGCACCCAATGGGGTGACGAAGGTAAGGGTAAGGTCGTAGACCTGCTGACCGAACGGGCTAAATACGTTGTGCGCTACCAAGGTGGCCATAACGCTGGCCACACTCTGGTTATTAACGGTGAAAAAACCGTTCTTCATTTAATTCCATCAGGTATTCTGCGTGAAAACGTGACCAGCATCATCGGCAACGGTGTTGTTCTGGCGCCAGATGCACTGATGAAAGAAATGAAAGAGCTTGAAGCACGCGGCATCCCGGTACGTGAACGTTTGTTGCTGTCTGAAGCCTGCCCGCTGATCCTGCCTTATCACGTTGCGTTGGATAACGCGCGTGAAAAAGCGCGTGGCGAGAAAGCGATTGGCACCACCGGCCGTGGTATTGGCCCGGCTTATGAAGACAAAGTTGCCCGCCGCGGTTTGCGCGTTGGCGATCTGTTCGATAAAGCCACTTTCGCCACCAAGCTGAAAGACATCATCGACTACCACAACTTCCAACTGGTTAACTACTACAAAGTGGATGCGGTTGATTACCAGAAAACGCTGGATGAAGTTCTGGCTATCGCCGACATCCTGACGGCGATGGTGGTTGACGTTTCCGAGCTGCTGGACAGCGCACGCAAACGCGGCGATCTGATCATGTTCGAAGGCGCCCAGGGCACCCTGCTGGATATCGATCACGGCACCTATCCGTATGTAACCTCTTCCAATACCACCGCTGGCGGCGTTGCGACCGGTTCCGGCCTTGGCCCACGCTACGTGGACTATGTGCTGGGTATCGTGAAGGCCTATTCCACCCGCGTTGGCGCTGGCCCGTTCCCGACCGAGCTGTTTGATGAAACCGGCGAATACCTATGCAAGCAGGGTAACGAATATGGCGCCACTACCGGCCGCCGCCGCCGTACCGGCTGGCTGGACGCGGTTGCGGTGCGCCGCGCTGTGCAGATCAACTCACTGTCCGGCTTCTGCCTGACCAAGCTGGACGTGCTGGACGGCCTGAAAGAAGTGAAAATTTGCGTTGGCTACCGTATGCCAGACGGCCGCGAAGTGGACACCACGCCATTGGCGGCGGAAGGCTGGGAAGGTATCGAGCCGATTTACGAAAGCCTGCCAGGCTGGAGTGAAAGCACTTTTGGCGTGAAAGAGCACAGCAAGCTGCCGCAGGCGGCGCTGAACTACATTAAGCGCATTGAAGAAGTGACCGGCGTTCCGGTAGATATCATCTCTACCGGCCCGGATCGCAGCGAAACCATGATCCTGCGCGATCCGTTCGACGCGTAA
- a CDS encoding DUF2065 domain-containing protein: MNPTIWLALGLVLILEGLGPMLFPRAWRKMISALTQLPDATLRRFGGGIVVAGCVIYYMLSVRLGG; this comes from the coding sequence ATGAATCCAACGATTTGGCTGGCGCTGGGCTTGGTGCTGATACTGGAAGGGCTGGGGCCGATGTTGTTCCCACGCGCCTGGCGCAAAATGATTTCGGCGCTGACGCAATTGCCGGACGCCACCTTGCGGCGTTTTGGCGGTGGAATAGTGGTTGCGGGCTGTGTGATCTACTATATGTTGAGCGTACGCCTCGGTGGCTGA
- the rnr gene encoding ribonuclease R, whose protein sequence is MSQDPFLEREAEKYESPIPSREFILSHLAKRETPASRDELAKELDLNTEEKQEALRRRLRAMERDGQLVFTRRQCYALPERLDLLRGTVIGHRDGYGFLRVEGRKDDLYLSAEQMKMAIHGDVVLAQALGADRKGRREARIVRVLVPKTSQIVGRYFTDAGASFVVPDDSRLSFDILIPADAVSGARMGYMVVVELTQRPTRRTKAVGKIVEILGDKMGTSMAVDIALRTHEIPHTWPPQVEKQVADLSEQVPEEAKKGRVDLRQLPLVTIDGEDARDFDDAVYCEKKRGGGWRLWVAIADVSYYVRPRTALDDEACSRGNSVYFPSQVVPMLPEVLSNGLCSLNPQVDRLCMVCEMTISAQGRLSSYKFYEAVMNSHARLTYTKVWHILQGDQELREQYRPLVKNLQELHTMYLILDQARAARGGIAFETEEAKFIFNAERRIERVEPTVRNDAHKLIEECMIMANIAAARFVEKSKEPALFRVHDRPSDDHITALRSNLSELGLTLGGGLKPQPEDYADLMDEIEDRPDREMLQTMLLRSMKQAIYDPENRGHFGLALSSYAHFTSPIRRYPDLSLHRAIKYLLAKEHGEPAHRWTPTGGWHYDFEDMLQLGAHCSMTERRADEATRNVADWLKCDFMQDHVGSEFSGVISSVTGFGFFVRLNDLFIDGLVHVSTLDNDYYRYDNIGQRLIGESSGTVYRLGDTVEIRVEAVHLDERKIDFALVSSSRKPRGAGKTERDRAKKGGKPQMRDGGNGRKRRGGKPPANFEPDSAFRKEGAKPGAAVNKDKKAKPKKTSEKTKKIAAATKAKRAGKKKNAEQG, encoded by the coding sequence ATGTCACAAGATCCATTCTTGGAACGAGAAGCAGAAAAATATGAATCCCCAATCCCCAGTCGTGAATTTATTCTTTCCCATCTGGCGAAACGAGAAACCCCGGCCAGCCGTGACGAGCTGGCGAAAGAACTGGATCTGAACACGGAAGAAAAGCAGGAGGCGCTGCGCCGCCGTCTGCGCGCCATGGAACGCGATGGTCAATTGGTGTTTACCCGCCGGCAGTGCTATGCCCTGCCTGAGCGCCTGGATCTGCTGCGCGGTACGGTCATTGGCCACCGTGACGGTTATGGTTTTCTGCGCGTAGAAGGGCGCAAGGACGATCTGTATCTTTCTGCCGAGCAGATGAAAATGGCGATCCACGGCGATGTGGTGCTGGCACAGGCGCTGGGCGCCGATCGCAAAGGCCGCCGTGAAGCGCGTATTGTGCGCGTGCTGGTGCCGAAAACCAGCCAGATCGTCGGCCGTTACTTTACCGATGCCGGCGCCAGCTTCGTAGTTCCCGATGATAGCCGCCTGAGCTTTGATATCCTGATCCCGGCTGATGCCGTCAGCGGCGCGCGTATGGGCTATATGGTGGTGGTGGAACTGACCCAGCGCCCGACGCGCCGCACCAAAGCGGTGGGCAAGATCGTCGAGATCCTCGGCGATAAAATGGGCACCAGCATGGCGGTGGATATTGCGCTGCGCACCCATGAGATCCCGCATACCTGGCCGCCACAGGTGGAAAAGCAGGTTGCCGACCTTAGCGAACAGGTGCCGGAAGAGGCGAAAAAAGGGCGTGTCGATCTGCGCCAACTGCCGCTGGTGACCATCGACGGCGAAGACGCGCGCGATTTCGATGACGCCGTCTACTGTGAGAAAAAACGCGGCGGCGGCTGGCGCCTGTGGGTGGCCATTGCCGACGTCAGCTACTACGTGCGCCCGCGCACTGCGCTGGATGACGAAGCCTGCAGCCGCGGCAACTCGGTATACTTCCCTTCCCAGGTGGTGCCGATGCTGCCGGAAGTGCTGTCTAACGGCCTGTGCTCCCTGAACCCGCAGGTGGATCGCCTGTGTATGGTGTGCGAGATGACCATCTCTGCCCAAGGGCGGCTGTCTTCTTATAAATTCTATGAAGCGGTGATGAATTCACATGCCCGCCTGACCTACACCAAGGTCTGGCACATTCTGCAGGGCGATCAGGAATTGCGCGAACAGTACCGCCCGTTGGTCAAGAACCTGCAGGAACTGCACACCATGTACCTGATACTCGATCAGGCGCGTGCGGCGCGCGGCGGCATTGCGTTTGAAACCGAAGAAGCCAAGTTCATCTTTAACGCCGAACGCCGCATTGAGCGGGTAGAGCCGACGGTGCGCAACGATGCGCACAAGCTGATTGAAGAGTGCATGATCATGGCCAATATCGCGGCGGCGCGCTTTGTTGAGAAGAGCAAAGAGCCTGCGCTGTTCCGCGTGCACGATCGCCCAAGCGATGATCATATCACTGCACTGCGTAGTAACCTGAGCGAGCTGGGGCTGACGCTGGGCGGCGGCCTTAAGCCGCAGCCGGAAGATTACGCGGATCTGATGGATGAGATTGAAGATCGCCCGGATCGTGAAATGCTGCAAACCATGCTGCTGCGCTCGATGAAACAGGCGATTTACGATCCGGAAAACCGCGGCCACTTTGGCCTGGCGCTGTCTTCGTATGCCCACTTCACCTCGCCGATCCGGCGTTATCCGGACCTGTCCTTGCACCGTGCGATCAAATACTTGCTGGCGAAAGAGCACGGCGAGCCTGCGCACCGTTGGACGCCAACCGGCGGCTGGCACTACGACTTTGAAGACATGCTGCAACTGGGCGCGCATTGCTCGATGACCGAGCGCCGGGCCGATGAAGCCACGCGCAACGTTGCCGACTGGTTGAAATGCGACTTTATGCAGGATCACGTTGGCTCGGAGTTCAGCGGCGTTATCTCCAGCGTGACGGGCTTCGGCTTCTTTGTGCGCCTGAACGATCTGTTCATCGATGGCCTGGTGCACGTATCAACACTGGATAATGACTATTATCGCTACGATAATATCGGCCAGCGCCTGATCGGCGAGTCTTCCGGTACGGTTTACCGGCTGGGGGATACGGTGGAAATCCGTGTGGAAGCGGTGCATCTGGATGAGCGAAAAATCGATTTCGCACTGGTTTCCAGCAGCCGCAAACCGCGCGGTGCCGGCAAAACCGAGCGTGATCGTGCGAAGAAGGGCGGGAAACCGCAGATGCGCGACGGCGGCAACGGCCGTAAACGCCGCGGCGGTAAGCCACCGGCCAATTTCGAACCGGACAGCGCGTTTCGCAAAGAGGGCGCTAAGCCCGGCGCAGCGGTGAATAAAGACAAAAAGGCGAAGCCTAAAAAAACGTCTGAAAAAACCAAAAAAATTGCGGCAGCGACGAAGGCCAAGCGCGCCGGTAAGAAAAAAAACGCTGAGCAGGGCTAA
- the nsrR gene encoding nitric oxide-sensing transcriptional repressor NsrR, giving the protein MQLTSFTDYGLRALIYMASLPAEKMTSISEVTDVYGVSRNHMVKIINQLSRVGLVAAVRGKNGGIRLGKPAETIRIGDVVRALEPLSLVNCSSEFCHITPACRLKQVLHQGVQNFLEELDRYTLADMIEDNPPLYKLLLVE; this is encoded by the coding sequence GTGCAGTTAACAAGCTTTACTGATTATGGCCTGCGGGCATTGATCTACATGGCATCATTGCCGGCAGAGAAAATGACCAGCATTTCGGAAGTGACCGATGTCTATGGCGTTTCCCGTAATCATATGGTGAAAATTATCAATCAATTAAGCCGGGTTGGGCTAGTGGCCGCGGTGCGGGGTAAAAATGGCGGTATCCGGTTGGGCAAGCCGGCAGAAACCATCCGTATCGGCGATGTCGTGCGGGCGCTGGAACCGCTTTCTCTGGTTAACTGCAGCAGTGAATTTTGCCATATCACCCCTGCGTGCCGCCTGAAACAGGTGCTGCATCAGGGCGTACAAAATTTCCTTGAAGAGCTGGATAGATACACGCTGGCCGATATGATCGAGGACAACCCCCCGCTCTACAAGCTATTGCTTGTCGAATAA